TGAGAAGTTCaaaattttcttttctgtccacTGTTGTtaatcaaaacaataatttCAGGACTAGTGAGGACCCCAACCCATGATACTTGAGTGCACACAAAATTAACCTACTCTCCAGTGCCCATCTGACATCTACTGTGATCAGTCTGTGTTCTCAGGAATGTGAGTAATTTTCTGTATAAACACACTTTTGTTTCAGTGAagaatgaacaataaaaacttGTCTTTTTATAATCGTGGATGTTTTTGGCTTGTCTTTACCTCGACACAACAGCATCAGGAGATGTTAGAACACACAGCATAGTGTTGCTACTTGAGATATAAGGGAATTTAAGTGATTGTTAAGTGACCAGCCTCCAATTATGGATGCCTACAGGAGATGTTGACAagcacattaataaacacttacaTGTGCTTACAACTACATCATAGTGTGTCATAaaccatttatttattaaatgtttataaacTGgttataaatgataaatggtGGGGGGGGCATCACTTATTTTTGTGGTAAATATTGATTACTTATGTAGTAAAAGAAGCACACACCAATTTTCTAACTTTATTGAATGAAATATAGACAAGTTTCTGTATCCTTACTATTAACAGCTTGGAAAATATAAAAGACAATTAAGACCATGCTACATGGATATTATGCTAAATGGCTGCAGGTTATTAGTTAATATTACAACAATATGATTTTTAGGTACATACAGTAGGTATACAATCTGTACAAATGTTAACAGGTTCACAGTTAAGTGTGTTACAAAAAGCAGGGAGGACTGAAAGTGGGCGAGTGCCCCAACTAAATGCTTTACATTATGAAACAATAGCAAAAGTCTTTAGATCACTCTGTCATTTTTACTCAATTATTATACATAAAGCAAGTGTCGTGGATGTGTCACACCCTCTACAGTCAAAGTAAAGGGAAGTAGGTGACCTAACAGGGGTCTGTACTTCCTGGTCTTTCTCTCGTTTGGTCATAAAGCTTAGTGAAATGTGAGCCACCAAATTGAAATAAAAGGATTATAGAAGCACTTACCAGTAACTCGAAGTATATCTGAGTGATTGACACAGTGCAGCTTTGTTAAATTTGGTagggaaatgaataaataccAGCGTAACCCATAGTCACATTTGTTTTGGTGGTAATACTGGAACCAAAAAATGTTTCAGATATACCTCCATCGCAAAATATCTTGCACTTTGTCAATAAACTTGCAAAATAAGCCCAGTCAAAGTCGCCGtgagtcaaagtcactgagtaGATGCTTTCTCAATTTAATTGAATGCGACTTACACAACTAGTCCTGTGAGCAATGGAAAGACCGTGACTCCCTGATTTATCCTGACTCGATTTGGCTTTTAAATTAAGAGTAAAATGAGcttttgttgttatttctgGTACCATACAGTCTGTGCCTCTCTAAATCCACATCCAAGTGAGTCTACATTCTCCCTGGTGCCAGTTTAATGAACCTGAGCTATCATGCTTGGTGAAGAACACGACACAGTGCACATCTAGCAGAAGACTAAACTGAACAAAGACCGTTTTCATACTTAATCACCCTTGGTAACACAAACGGTTTAAGTCAAAATGACACAAATGACTGAAGACTATAAGGTGTACTTTTTTTGTAGGCAGCAAACACCAAGACATACTGTCTTTtcataaagaaatataaatatagtgTAGAAAGGAAGGCGTTAAACCTCAATAAAACTACTACACAACAATGATACTTATGTCACACAGTAAttcagaaaacactgtgaacGTGATATGCTTTGTAGGTGTTTCTTACATGCACGTGTCTACAGAGTATGACATATCCAGCATCAGAAACTGGCATTTGTATCCTTTACACATCACTGCTTAGCAAATACCTCTGCCACATGATCAAATGAGGGTGTTATAAcagtattttattgtattattacaCAAAATTATGAGTAGCaatgtctttttcacagtaaatcaggcagtgtttgtttgtttgtctgtttgtttgtttgtttctttgtttcttacCTACATGAAGCTTATTAAGTATTTTGTTGAGGTGCAGAGTGAAGAACACATTGTGACAAGAGAATGTGTCAAAAGTTAAACATGGTGTGCGTTTCTGGTAGATATCATCACGTCTGCCCTCCTGTTTTGATTTCAGTCAGTAAAATCACTTACAGTGGAATCACACTTGTACCATGGTTTAGATATAATTATTACAGATGCTTGAAATAATCTTTGAATAATGACAGTTAAAGCTGTGACACATGAGGCACTTTTACACAACAGATTCACGTTTGTTCTGGTAAATTTCACTAGAAATCTTTAGAGAGGTTTCTCTGTATCAACCTTTGTTGCTCAAAAGAATACCTAATGTTTCACAGCTTAATAAGGGAATTTTAAAAACAGGCAACGATGtccataaaacaacaaaatgggacaaaaaaatgaaaaaataaagacttGGGGGCGAATGAAAGAATACTCAAGATATAAATACAATATACAAGATAATAATCCTCCATCTCTTCACCTTCCGACACCATCTCACTCTTGCTActatacacatacaaacacatgcgcgcacacacacacacatgcacagatacacactcaacCAGGTTGCAGACTCTCACCTTATGCAGCAAAGGCAATGGAAAGtcactgagacactgaacaTACATCACACCAATTACAAGCCAGATGGGTTGCTTCTGAGGCACAGGAcatgcgtgagtgtgtgtgagagagtaacGAGTGTGTGAGGATAAGTCGGTGGGGAGGTCACGTTGTTGTGACAGGGCTGCATGATGGGGTCGGAGTACAGGTGggagtggaggtggagagaaTGGCAGAGCTGTTGCTCAGTCACTCAGTCTCTCTGGGCGGGATGGGATGGGCAGGGCCCAGTCTCAGCATGTTACCACAGAGCAGCCTCtttctatctccctctctctttctctctctctccattatCACTCACTTCCTGGTCCAGACAGTGTGTCTCCCAGGCATTAGTCTTGTATCTTCAGCTGTGGTGGagaggcacaaaaacaaatattatgAACAAGAAGACACTGCATCTTTTCTTCTCGGGAAAAACAAACCATGGATGGATGAAAATATCATTATATATCTACTTCTCAGTGTAATAGAGGAAtatccatttttatttacatttctttggTTCTACCTAAAATGTGGACATTTTGATGTGGTGATGTACTGTGTATTGTGAGAGATAAATAGAATATAACATGAAAtttttatatactgtacatataaagCACAATCATTTTAATACCCCTACAATATTCTTATTTTTATATtcccattttcatgtttttttctattttaatgcATGATTTTACCAACCTTCCTCTTTCATTTGTCCTTTTATGCCTCTCAGGCTTTGTTTATATGATTCAGCACACACTTTCTAAGAGGGGATTGTTGCTCCACTGCTGCTTTTAAGCTGCTGTAACTCACTAAGCTCTTTCCTGACCTTCTCTCCCATTTCTATTCCTCTCCAgactctcctctgctgcagaacTGCATGTCTGATTAAAGAATATGAAAGGGGACTACACCCAGTTTCTTCACTGGTTGTAACAAACAACTTCAGACACTGACACTAAAACATTGTTACACATTAAAAATTGCATTATCTCTCTGCACATATTGAAAATATAATTCAATCAAagcaactaaaaaaaacatcttgagcTCTTTGAAGCTCTGTAACTGAATCTAACAAATGCGTAGTCCGACATGGTTTCTTGACTCCATACTGAGCCCATGATAGaaggaaaacaggaggagggagtggaggaATCATAATCAGTCTTTCAGCACAAGTTCATCTGCCCCTCACACACCGCTTCCCTTTAAGACCCCAGTCTACAAAGAAGGGGTCAACGGCGGCATTCCTGCTTTGATATCAAAGGTCCCCTGGTTACTCATAGCCTGAACAAAAGCTTTTTCATCTGGTCAGTGGGCAAatcccctccccttctccctaATAAAAGTAGGGCCCATTGATGTTTCAAAAAAGCCACTATGAGAAGATTGCATGATAGGCCAACAGAGGAATTTTGAAAGTAACtacctttttttcatttcttacaTTTCCATAACTATTTTTTACAAtactaaaaatctaaaaaaaaaaaaaaaacgctacTTGTCCAACTCCAGCTCATTGTTTATCACCGGCCTTTGATCTGTTAGCATATAAAACAGCTGCCATAAACATTCAAACGCATATCAAAATTGTAAGATCAGTCTCACTTGCTCATGATGCTGCTGTGATCTCTGTGGACACAGGCTCGATCTCCTTCACAGCCTCCTCAATCACTTCAATCACTTGCGCCATCACTTCAGCACATTTTCCTGactgtattttctctgtctctggctggctggctgctgCTTCTGTGACAGGGCTGGAAGCGGACACCTCTCCTGAAGCAGTCACTTGAGATTCTTCTAACAGTGTTGAGAGTTTGCTTGCACTTTCAGGGCTCTTAGCTTTTTTGCTAGTGCCTTCAGCCACGGGACCATTGCTGTCAAATTCTTCCACGGCCTCTTCTTCCACTGAAGGTTCCTCAACGACCTGTGCTGCCTGCAGGACCACCTGGACTGGCATGTGGATCTCAAGCActttctctttgctctcctcTGACAGGGCCTCTGGCTTAGTTTCCTCTGATTGTGGTTTCACTTCCTCAGCTGCCTCTTTTACATCTGGCTTCTGAacctctgtttcttctttgctCTGTTCCTCCTTGACCTGTTCAAGCTCTTCACTCTCTGCTTTTATCTCCACAACTTCTTCCCCTACAGCAGTTTCTTCACCTACTTTTACCTCCACAGCTTGCTTCAACTCTTCCTCtggtttcttctcctccttttcagaCTCATCAAGATTCTCTGTAACCTCAAATGGGATGGTGTCCAAGACCTCCATGGCAACATGAAGTGGCTGAGGTGACTTTGGTTCTGGTTTTTCACAGACGACAGCAACAGGGGTGTCAGTGACAACAGGGGCCTCGGTTGTGGTCTCAATCTGTTTCTctattgttgctgttgcttgGACCAGTGCCGAAGTGGTGGCTGTTGGGCTGGCGGGCTTTTTGGGTTCAGGTGCATCTTCTGAAACTTTATCCATGGCATCCTGAATGACAGCCTGGGCGATGACCATGCTCTGAGCCTCAATGTGACTCTCCTGCTGCACATCCTCTTCTATTTCTTCCATCTTCTTGCTGGCCTGCTCAATGACTGCGCTAatctctgactctgctgcttgAAAAGCAGTGGCCTCCACACTTTCTACAACTGTACCCTCCTCTCTGGATTTCTGCATCTCAATTGAGTTATCACAGACTAACTCTGACATTAATGTCTTTTCCATGACCACCTCATTTGAAGCTGCCACATGTTCAGACCCCACACTGAGCGGGGCAACAACGACCACTGTTTCTCTGATAACAGGAACCTCCTCACTTGGTATGACGACAGGGATGGCTGGCTCGGTTTCCTTTGTGGTGGTGGACTTTGTAGTTTCACATATAGCAGAAAATATCTCTTCAGGCACAACCTGAACTACCTCTTTTATAGGTGTATTTTCTTCACTGGCAGAAAGCTGCTCCGtgtttattttcacttcctTAGTCTCCACAGTTGCCTCAGTGACTTCAATGCTCTGGGTGCAGATTGCAGTTTCACATGTTGGTGTAATGGGATCGACTATTACTGCTTTAGGAGAGTTCTCGTTCACGGTGGCGGCCTGAACAACCTCAGACTCGTCCAGAACAGTGCTGACAACTCCGATCTTCTCAATCTCAGGTTCATAGCTCTCAGTGGCAGCTTGAATGTCTGCCACTATACTCGGAGAAGTGTCAACAGCAGGCTCCAGCTCAGTGGTTTCTACTTGGTGTACTTGGGCCTTGAACACAGTATCTTCTGCAACAGTAGCTTCCTCTGTGCTTGGTGGCTTCTCTTCCATTGACACCTCTGTGCTCAGAGCATCCCGGaccacagccacacactcaGCGAGGGGCATCACAGGCTTCTCCAGAGCTACTTTGGCAATCTCCTTGGTGCCTAGGCCAGTGCAGATAGCCATGGCCTCATTACGAGCATGTGGCTCCAGGATGGTATTTGCCTCACACTCTGCCTTCTCAGTTGGTATTTCACTCTCAATGTTTTCAGAAGCTACCTGTATCGGTGCATCTTCGATAGTCACAGATGTCTGGGGTGGAATCTCACAGATTTGGGCCTCAATACTCCCCACAACCTCCGTGGCGCTTTCTGACTTAGGTCCTTGAGGAACAGGGGTGGTTTCTGCAGCTGGAGCCGGAGCGACAGGCTTCACTTCAGCTGTGGACAACCTACGGCCCATGCGACCTGCAGGTTTAGGGGATGGCGGGGCCTGGTCCTCATTTTCATCCTCTGCAATATCAGTGTCAACAGACTTTGGTGTGGCAGcattctctgcttcttctgGGATGTCACTCAGCTGATCGTGTTTATCATCGACATCTTCGACAGTGGCTGGAATCCATGAAGGGGATCTATCTTCAGTGGATACTTTAGTCTGGACTGCAGCTGGTTCTGCCAGCACTTCTAGTTCAGCCTCAGGTTGCTCGTCATACTCTGAGAGAGGAACCACAGCTGGGGTGTCGGAGTCCTCCTCACCTGAGCCCAGGTCAGTGGAGGCTTGTTTTTCAGCCTTCTTCTTTCTGCGTCCAGGGAAGAACTTCCTCAAAGAGAAAGATGATTCATCTTTTGGTGCTTCACTGTCTGACTGGACTTGCTCTGCACTCTCCTCTGGCTTTTCCTCAACTTTGGCCTTGTTCTTTGACATAACTAAACGTTTCAGTGTGTCCCAGGCAGACTCTCTCTCGGGGGGAATGCTTAAAGGTTCAGGGGAGGACACAacttctccttcactctctgtgttttgGGAAGTGACAATGGCAGCCTCAGTTTTGCCCTCCTGTTCCCCTTctcctgcttctgctgctgctgttgcatccTCTTCAACCTTGGTCTCCTCATCATCAGAATCAGAGGTCCTCCTTGTCCTTTTTTTGGGTCCACCCATACACATTAGGGCCTCCCAGGAGACAGACGTGTCCATTTTCTTTTTGGGCTCCTCAGTGCTGCTGACCagtttctcagtgttttcagtctttggcTCTTCCTCGGCTGTCTTTTCCTCCTTAGCCTCCTCCTCAACACTCTTATCTGCTAATGCAGCACTCTCAGAAGAGGACAGCGTGGCTGACTTTACTGGTTTCTCACCTGTGGCTTCATCTTCGCTCTCAGAAGACCTTTTCACAAGCTTCTTGGGTGTTACTAGTTTCTTGAAGGAGGACCAGGCAATGAtgccctcttttttcttctctccatcagaggcAACTTCACCTTCAGTCTCCCCATTCTGGGTCACCTCCACAGAAATAACGTGCTCTCCTGACTCCTCTGGAGATGACGGCCCACTGTCAGCTTTAGGAGACTCTGCAGACTCAGTGGAGGACTGAAGTTGCTCAGCTACCTGTTCCCCAGACTCAGTCAGTTTGCTCTCAGTATCTTTCTTGGTCTTCTGTTTCTTAGTTGACAGCTTCTTCAAGCCAGCTCCAGTAAAGAGCTTCTTCAGGGGGCTTCCCTGGGGCTTTGCCTTCTCCTGTGATGACAGCAACTCAGCCTCAGAAGTCACCTCCGCGGGAgccttctcctcttctgcaCCGCCTTctgccttttcttcctctggttTGGTCTCATCAGTAGTagctgctgcaggagcaggGGTTTCAGCAGTGACCTCGGGCTCTGCGGTTGCCTCCGATTTTGCTTCCTCTGGAGTAACTGGGGCCTCCTCTTTGGGCTCTGGCTTTTCTTCTTCAGGAGTTGCTGGTGCCTCCTCCTTTATTTCTTGCTCTGCCTCAGCCTTCTCCCCCTTTTCACCCTCTGCAGCATCAGTTTCCTCTGTCTTAGctgtctcctcctcagcagctgcctccttctcctcctcttcttttgtcttcttgATGCTGGCCTTCTTTCGCAGGTTAGAGAAGAGTCCTCCACTGAAGAGCTTTCTGAGGGGGGACAGGGTAGTCTCCTGGGAGGGTGGAGTggtctctccttcctcctcagctccttcCTCCTTCACTGCTTCATCAGTAGCCTCAGCAGTAGTGCCTTCAGCTGGGGTGTCAGTGGTTTCAGCTTTGTCAGTATCTTCAGTGAGTTCTGCCTCAACAGTAGGTGCCTCTGTCTCAGCCTCCTTTTCTTCAGCAGTGCTCTTCTCCTCAGTAGtgacagcctcctcctcctttgtggGTTCATCAGTCCCACTaacctcctctccctctttgtctttgACTGTCAGCAGCTTCACAGGGTCTTTCTCCTCACTCTTGTCCTTCTTCAGCGTGAACTTAAAGCCCACAAAGCGGAAGATCTTCTTGAAGCCCACTTCACTGGCATCGTCAGGTTTCTCATCTGCCGCCTTCTCCTCAACAGCAGAGATGTCATTGGCATCGGGAGACTCTTTCTCCACTTTCTCGCCATTCACTTGAGGAGCCACTTCATCCTGGATGGTGCCCATAGTCTCTGGAGCCTCCTCTGTCTGAGCCACAGACACACCATCAGGCTGGCCAACTGAAAAGACGAGAAAAGAAAGAACTCTCAGAACGATGTTGATCAGATTTCTCACTTAAGTTTTACAACTTCCGTGGAAGGAAGTTGTAAACCACACACTCAGGAACATCACAAACAATATTCACATGATATTTGTATAAAAAGTGCTTTGACCACAGCTAAGATTTGTAACATCCAATTCAACTAATTCAGGTAATAATGAGGAAATCAACTCCTTGGCCGAAACAGCATAAACTACTCTGTGTCAAGTCATTAGTCTGAGGAGAAATTacacaaatgtgattttttGTATCATCAGTGAAAGCCTCTTTGCCATCTGCAGATAATTAGAGATGTTGCACAGAAAGTGTTTGCTGACCTCCTGACGTGATTTTATCAAGGATATGACTATTTAATTGTGATCAGATTGTAATTTGGCCCCCGCTAAGCCCATGCTATGCACACTAGCCAAAGTAATAAGTTTGGCATCAACACAACTTAAACAGAAAACCCCCAAAGGGAGATTAGTAGGAAATGTTGCACAGTGACAGTAATGCAATTGGCAATTTGTGGACCTTCGCAATGGTGCATTGTGTCAGAAAGAAACACTTAATGCATTACTGTGAGTAATTCTTTGGTAGTCCCAAGTGTAAGACAAATGACATATTaacaacaaaagagacaaaaaacataCTTGATGTCTGTCTGCCACGTCTGTTTGTGCTATGACACAGGAAGGCGTTGGGGGATGACAACCTGCCAGCGTCtgtagtttttcttctttttttcttccttgtctACTCAGATCTCACTACAGTCTGGGAAACCTCACATCTAATACCACTGGACTCTCTAAACAAATTCCCAGGACTGTTAATGCTTAGATATCAGCTTACCTGATTGCACACACTGGGAAACACGAAGATGCATACACACTGCCAAAAACCATGCACACTGTGGGAACTATTCCCTGCTCTTAACCCCTATCAGACACTagcaaaacacacatcaaaatACTATGCAGCCATTAACTATAAAATAATTCACTTTTTAATTCAagacaaatatacaaaaaaaatataaagtggaaaaaaaaacaaggtaatTGATCCCAATTCCCATTTTCAATTGGCTATCTTCTATGAAAATTGGATTCAGCTTGTAAATCTTTCCATATTTGTGAAAGATGTGTTcttgtctcacacacaaaaatgtaaaactgtgcGCCCACATCTGTCCACATCCTTTTCCTAAATTATAGGCATGAAGCTTCCCTCAGTAGCACTGAATTCCTGgaatatttcagctttaaagaagaaaaagtgatATTTAATTATTTAGGATTTAATTGACCAATAAAAGTAATTAGGTAAAACCTTTCCCCAAACACTAAAGTATTTCACACTAAATATGTGTGATTAAATAAAGAAGTACAGCCACACAGAACTGGTTTTAGCGAGGGCACGCCCATATCTTATGTATAGATTTGACTTGAGAGGAATGTGAGCTATGCTGCTCACTCCATGTTTGGGGAAATTATTTTAGGATGCTCTAAACATAATCTGAATTTAAATGCCAGGGGACTTCAagaatgtttatttgtttttcagttaaaCTGCGTCTCGTCTGCACCCATATATGATTCAAGCCAAACAATACAGGCTTCTACTACCCCTCCTTAAAATAAGTCCCAATCCCCTTGACCCAAATTCCACCACAGCAGGATGGATGGGGGACCCACCCCCTTcccaagacacacactcatgcaaacaCAATAGCCTTCTAACCCTCTCTGGCCTCCCAAAATAAAAGAAGGGGGGTGGTCAACCTTCCTGTTATCAAGACAAGCTGCAGTTTGGAGTTTGCTGACTTTGCCAGGCTaatgtaaatatgaataaaGATAGGGCCTGAGAAGTTACATGGGTGTCACATGGTAGTGAGGTCTGTCTCACATATGTGTAATTTTCAGGGTACTTGTCCAATCACACTGTTAAGTGAGCAAGTCAGGAAGTCAGAAAGACCACAAACATCATATGAACACAAGTCAGCAAGTAAGTGTTTATCTAATATGAATCCTAAGATAACTGGCTGAAACACATTAGGCTTACTTGTGCCTAAATAGGAAATTACCTCTAAGCTGTTTTCAATAAGGTTCCGCACTAAAGAGTTTTTGtgtaaagatgtgtgtgtgcgtgcgtgtgtgtgtgtgtgtaggaggggTCAGACTGTTAGTAAGCCAGACGAGGCCATGTGTATCTACATGgataataaaacaggaaccatGTTGATTTAACAGACTACTGGCATCTCACTCGTCTTTTTGATCTTTGTTTTCCAgcccagcttttttttttaacaggcaCACAACTGTTAACACCCCTAGACTGATTTGGTTTGGGGGAGAAGGAGTAAAtgtgaggagagggaggagggaagggtgGGTGTTTTGAATAACGACTGTACCAGAAAGAATGTGAGTGTGAGGGGTGAGG
This genomic stretch from Toxotes jaculatrix isolate fToxJac2 chromosome 19, fToxJac2.pri, whole genome shotgun sequence harbors:
- the akap12b gene encoding A-kinase anchor protein 12b isoform X1; the encoded protein is MGAESSVQRDGKSQEDTSASASASAGELGAEVKVLQEESSVLDSKPLQKNGQISSMTSLNGHSEDNTLAEVGQPDGVSVAQTEEAPETMGTIQDEVAPQVNGEKVEKESPDANDISAVEEKAADEKPDDASEVGFKKIFRFVGFKFTLKKDKSEEKDPVKLLTVKDKEGEEVSGTDEPTKEEEAVTTEEKSTAEEKEAETEAPTVEAELTEDTDKAETTDTPAEGTTAEATDEAVKEEGAEEEGETTPPSQETTLSPLRKLFSGGLFSNLRKKASIKKTKEEEEKEAAAEEETAKTEETDAAEGEKGEKAEAEQEIKEEAPATPEEEKPEPKEEAPVTPEEAKSEATAEPEVTAETPAPAAATTDETKPEEEKAEGGAEEEKAPAEVTSEAELLSSQEKAKPQGSPLKKLFTGAGLKKLSTKKQKTKKDTESKLTESGEQVAEQLQSSTESAESPKADSGPSSPEESGEHVISVEVTQNGETEGEVASDGEKKKEGIIAWSSFKKLVTPKKLVKRSSESEDEATGEKPVKSATLSSSESAALADKSVEEEAKEEKTAEEEPKTENTEKLVSSTEEPKKKMDTSVSWEALMCMGGPKKRTRRTSDSDDEETKVEEDATAAAEAGEGEQEGKTEAAIVTSQNTESEGEVVSSPEPLSIPPERESAWDTLKRLVMSKNKAKVEEKPEESAEQVQSDSEAPKDESSFSLRKFFPGRRKKKAEKQASTDLGSGEEDSDTPAVVPLSEYDEQPEAELEVLAEPAAVQTKVSTEDRSPSWIPATVEDVDDKHDQLSDIPEEAENAATPKSVDTDIAEDENEDQAPPSPKPAGRMGRRLSTAEVKPVAPAPAAETTPVPQGPKSESATEVVGSIEAQICEIPPQTSVTIEDAPIQVASENIESEIPTEKAECEANTILEPHARNEAMAICTGLGTKEIAKVALEKPVMPLAECVAVVRDALSTEVSMEEKPPSTEEATVAEDTVFKAQVHQVETTELEPAVDTSPSIVADIQAATESYEPEIEKIGVVSTVLDESEVVQAATVNENSPKAVIVDPITPTCETAICTQSIEVTEATVETKEVKINTEQLSASEENTPIKEVVQVVPEEIFSAICETTKSTTTKETEPAIPVVIPSEEVPVIRETVVVVAPLSVGSEHVAASNEVVMEKTLMSELVCDNSIEMQKSREEGTVVESVEATAFQAAESEISAVIEQASKKMEEIEEDVQQESHIEAQSMVIAQAVIQDAMDKVSEDAPEPKKPASPTATTSALVQATATIEKQIETTTEAPVVTDTPVAVVCEKPEPKSPQPLHVAMEVLDTIPFEVTENLDESEKEEKKPEEELKQAVEVKVGEETAVGEEVVEIKAESEELEQVKEEQSKEETEVQKPDVKEAAEEVKPQSEETKPEALSEESKEKVLEIHMPVQVVLQAAQVVEEPSVEEEAVEEFDSNGPVAEGTSKKAKSPESASKLSTLLEESQVTASGEVSASSPVTEAAASQPETEKIQSGKCAEVMAQVIEVIEEAVKEIEPVSTEITAAS
- the akap12b gene encoding A-kinase anchor protein 12b isoform X2, translated to MLGTITLTVGQPDGVSVAQTEEAPETMGTIQDEVAPQVNGEKVEKESPDANDISAVEEKAADEKPDDASEVGFKKIFRFVGFKFTLKKDKSEEKDPVKLLTVKDKEGEEVSGTDEPTKEEEAVTTEEKSTAEEKEAETEAPTVEAELTEDTDKAETTDTPAEGTTAEATDEAVKEEGAEEEGETTPPSQETTLSPLRKLFSGGLFSNLRKKASIKKTKEEEEKEAAAEEETAKTEETDAAEGEKGEKAEAEQEIKEEAPATPEEEKPEPKEEAPVTPEEAKSEATAEPEVTAETPAPAAATTDETKPEEEKAEGGAEEEKAPAEVTSEAELLSSQEKAKPQGSPLKKLFTGAGLKKLSTKKQKTKKDTESKLTESGEQVAEQLQSSTESAESPKADSGPSSPEESGEHVISVEVTQNGETEGEVASDGEKKKEGIIAWSSFKKLVTPKKLVKRSSESEDEATGEKPVKSATLSSSESAALADKSVEEEAKEEKTAEEEPKTENTEKLVSSTEEPKKKMDTSVSWEALMCMGGPKKRTRRTSDSDDEETKVEEDATAAAEAGEGEQEGKTEAAIVTSQNTESEGEVVSSPEPLSIPPERESAWDTLKRLVMSKNKAKVEEKPEESAEQVQSDSEAPKDESSFSLRKFFPGRRKKKAEKQASTDLGSGEEDSDTPAVVPLSEYDEQPEAELEVLAEPAAVQTKVSTEDRSPSWIPATVEDVDDKHDQLSDIPEEAENAATPKSVDTDIAEDENEDQAPPSPKPAGRMGRRLSTAEVKPVAPAPAAETTPVPQGPKSESATEVVGSIEAQICEIPPQTSVTIEDAPIQVASENIESEIPTEKAECEANTILEPHARNEAMAICTGLGTKEIAKVALEKPVMPLAECVAVVRDALSTEVSMEEKPPSTEEATVAEDTVFKAQVHQVETTELEPAVDTSPSIVADIQAATESYEPEIEKIGVVSTVLDESEVVQAATVNENSPKAVIVDPITPTCETAICTQSIEVTEATVETKEVKINTEQLSASEENTPIKEVVQVVPEEIFSAICETTKSTTTKETEPAIPVVIPSEEVPVIRETVVVVAPLSVGSEHVAASNEVVMEKTLMSELVCDNSIEMQKSREEGTVVESVEATAFQAAESEISAVIEQASKKMEEIEEDVQQESHIEAQSMVIAQAVIQDAMDKVSEDAPEPKKPASPTATTSALVQATATIEKQIETTTEAPVVTDTPVAVVCEKPEPKSPQPLHVAMEVLDTIPFEVTENLDESEKEEKKPEEELKQAVEVKVGEETAVGEEVVEIKAESEELEQVKEEQSKEETEVQKPDVKEAAEEVKPQSEETKPEALSEESKEKVLEIHMPVQVVLQAAQVVEEPSVEEEAVEEFDSNGPVAEGTSKKAKSPESASKLSTLLEESQVTASGEVSASSPVTEAAASQPETEKIQSGKCAEVMAQVIEVIEEAVKEIEPVSTEITAAS